In the Acidobacteriota bacterium genome, ATCACCGAGATAATGGATGCAAGTGGCGACGGCATGGGAAATCTGTTGGCTGCGCCACATGCCCTGGCCGTCGGCCCCGACGATTCGCTTTACATCACCGGCAACGTCAGCGACAACGTGTTTCGGATCTATCCGGGCGGTGTCATCCGCCAGATTCTCGACAGTGCCGGCGCCGGAATCGGTGCACCCCTCGACAATCCAACCGGCATCGCCGTCGCCGGCAACGGCAAGATCTACGTGGCCGCGTTCGGATCGGAGAACGCATTCGAAATATCGCAGGGTGGTGGAGTGACCGAGTTGATGGACTCCACGGGCGATGGGATCAACGGTTTCACCGAGGCGTCAGACTTCTGCGTCGCCGTCGATGACGGGGGCACGCTCTACCTGGCCGGCACCGGCACCGACAACGTCTATCGAGTCTTGTTGACCTGTGGGGACGGCGCCATCGACGCGGGCCTGGAAGTCTGCGACGACGCCGGTGCGAGTGCCACCTGCGACGACGACTGTACGGTTCCGGTCTGCGGCGACGGCAATCTGAACGGCGCTGCAGGCGAGCAGTGCGAAGTTGACGCCGACTGTTCCGGTGGGATGACCTGTGGTGGCTGCGTCTGCTCCTGAGAGTCGGAGCGGACCGGGGTTGATCCCATTGCAACGGAATCACTCGATAATACTTTCAATAATCTAAGAATTATTTCTAGTAGTTGAGCGACATTTGGCTCGCTCCGAGGAGAATTGGCCGTAGAGTCTGATACAACGACTACGTTACGCACGAGTCAAAGGCAATTTGTTACATTTTTGAAAAGCTGGCACCAACACGGGCTGGTTTTTCGGGAGGAACTCAAAAATGAGAGCACACAGATTTCCCACACTGATGGGAATCGCGCTGCTGCTGCTCGCTACCATCACGCCCTCGCTGGCGGACGGTACCGAGACGCTGGGCGCTCCGTTGGGATTGGTTCTGGAATCGGGCGACGAGGTCGTCGCCGCCGGAATCGGAACGTTTGAGACCAACGGCGGCACGATCGAGATCACGCTTCCGACGGGCGACATCAAACAGGTCATCGCCTACTGGGGCGGAGAAGAAATCGGCAACCAACTCGGCGATGATTCGATCCTTCTTGATGGAACGCCGATCCTCGGCACCGACATCGGTGGGCCGGCCTTCTTCTTCAACTTCGACGGGAACGACTTCTACTACAGTGCGTTCCGGGCGGACGTAACCGGCGACGTCGCGCTGGTAGCCGGCGGCCTCAACTTCGTCGACGTAGGTGATATGGACTACGCCGGCGGCAACAGTGGTGCCGGCCTGGTGGTCATCATGGACACGGGCGGCAATTCCGCCGACATCGAGCTTCGTGACGGTGTCGATCTGGCGTTCGGACTCTTCCCGGAACCCCGCAAGAGTATGATCCCGCAAACTTTCGAGTTTCCGGCAGCAACGGTCGCGCGAACCGTCGATCTGGTTGTATTTGCCGGAAGCGTCGGCGAAGGTCGGCCCAATGTCATCGACCTCAACGTCGACGGCGTGATGTCAACGCTCATCAATCCGCTCGGCAGTAACGACGGCGAGCTGTGGGATACGCTGAGCATGTCCGTCAATGTGCCGGCCAACGAGGGCGCGGCCAGTTCGATGATTACGATCCTCCCGGTATCTCGTGACGACACGGCTTCCGGAGAACTCATCGCTTCGTTGGTCTGGATCGGCGCGGGAGTAACCGTGCCTGCGGTCTGTGGCGATGGCGAATTGGATGACGGCGAAGAATGCGACGACGGCAACTCAGTGAATGATGACGAGTGCCGCAATGACTGCACGATTCCGCGCTGTGGCGATGGAAATGTCGATCCCAACGAAGAGTGCGACGACGGGAATGACATCGACGATGACGAGTGCCGCAATGACTGCACGATCCCCGTCTGTGGTGACGGCATTGTTGACGCCGACGAGGATTGCGACGACGGCAATGACATCGACGACGACGAGTGTCGTAACGACTGCACGATTCCGGTCTGTGGCGACGGCATTGTTGACGCCGACGAGGATTGCGACGACGGCAACATGGTCGACGACGACGAGTGCCGCAACGATTGCACGATCCCGGTCTGTGGCGACGGCATCCTGGATGACGGCGAG is a window encoding:
- a CDS encoding DUF4215 domain-containing protein; amino-acid sequence: MRAHRFPTLMGIALLLLATITPSLADGTETLGAPLGLVLESGDEVVAAGIGTFETNGGTIEITLPTGDIKQVIAYWGGEEIGNQLGDDSILLDGTPILGTDIGGPAFFFNFDGNDFYYSAFRADVTGDVALVAGGLNFVDVGDMDYAGGNSGAGLVVIMDTGGNSADIELRDGVDLAFGLFPEPRKSMIPQTFEFPAATVARTVDLVVFAGSVGEGRPNVIDLNVDGVMSTLINPLGSNDGELWDTLSMSVNVPANEGAASSMITILPVSRDDTASGELIASLVWIGAGVTVPAVCGDGELDDGEECDDGNSVNDDECRNDCTIPRCGDGNVDPNEECDDGNDIDDDECRNDCTIPVCGDGIVDADEDCDDGNDIDDDECRNDCTIPVCGDGIVDADEDCDDGNMVDDDECRNDCTIPVCGDGILDDGEDCDDGNNDDGDGCNADCTNELGQGCTPGYWKQEHHWGNWDGYTPGWMGDHYIDVFGVPASFGNITLSAALWQGGGGEKALGRHATAALLNASSSELNYPYTEAGIIAIVQDAYASGNYNWAKNALAFANQTLDCPLERAELE